One Loxodonta africana isolate mLoxAfr1 chromosome 8, mLoxAfr1.hap2, whole genome shotgun sequence DNA window includes the following coding sequences:
- the CLDN12 gene encoding claudin-12: protein MGCRDVHAATVLSFLCGIASVAGLFAGTLLPNWRKLRLITFNRNEKNLTVYTGLWVKCARYDGSSDCLMYDTTWYSSVDQLDLRVLQFALPLSILIAMGALLLCLIGMCNTAFRSSVPNIKLAKCLVNSAGCHLVSGLLFFLAGTVCLSPSIWVIFYNTHLNKKFEPVFAFDYAVYVTIASAGGLFMTAFLLFIWYCACKSLPSPFWQPLYSHPSSMHTYSQPYSARSRLSAIEIDIPVVSHTT, encoded by the coding sequence ATGGGCTGTCGGGATGTTCATGCAGCCACAGTCCTCTCCTTCCTGTGTGGAATCGCCTCTGTGGCAGGCCTCTTTGCGGGGACTCTGCTTCCCAACTGGAGAAAATTAAGACTGATCACGTTCAACAGAAATGAGAAGAACCTGACCGTTTACACAGGCCTGTGGGTGAAATGTGCCCGTTACGACGGGAGCAGTGACTGCCTGATGTACGACACTACTTGGTACTCATCTGTTGACCAGCTGGACCTGCGGGTCCTCCAGTTTGCCCTGCCACTCAGCATCCTGATCGCAATGGGTGCCCTGCTGCTCTGCCTGATTGGAATGTGTAACACAGCCTTCAGGTCCTCGGTGCCCAACATCAAACTGGCCAAGTGTCTAGTCAATAGTGCAGGCTGTCACCTGGTGTCTGGGCTGCTGTTTTTCCTGGCAGGTACTGTATGCCTCTCCCCATCCATTTGGGTTATCTTTTATAACACACATCTGAACAAAAAGTTCGAGCCAGTCTTTGCGTTTGACTATGCAGTGTATGTCACTATTGCTAGTGCCGGGGGCCTATTTATGACTGCCTTTCTACTGTTTATTTGGTACTGTGCATGCAAATCTTTGCCTTCTCCTTTCTGGCAACCACTGTATTCCCATCCTTCCAGTATGCATACTTACTCACAGCCCTATTCAGCACGCTCCCGCCTCTCAGCCATTGAAATTGACATTCCAGTAGTTTCACATACCACCTAA